A window of Oncorhynchus masou masou isolate Uvic2021 chromosome 19, UVic_Omas_1.1, whole genome shotgun sequence genomic DNA:
TATTGACCCCTAAATACTATATACTGACCCCTACATTCTACATACTGACCCCTACATTCCATATACTGATCCCTACATTCTACATTCTGACCCCTACATTCTACATACTGACCCCTACATTCTACATACTGACCCCTACATTCCATATACTGACACCTACATTCTACTTACTTACCCCTACAGTCTATATACTGACCCCTACATTCTATAAACTGACCCCTAAGTTCTATATACTGACCCCTACATTCTATATACTGAACCCTATATTCTAAATATTGACCCCTACATACTGACCATTACATtaaagaaacagagaaacagggtCACATTCCCCACATAACACActgcatgtgtgagtgagtgagtgagtgagtgagtgagtgagtgagtgaagagaggtactgtataacatactaatgaagagagaagaggtactgtataatatactaatgaagagagaagaggtgctgtataatatactaatgaagagaggagaggtactgtataatttactaatgaagagaggagaggtactgtataatatactaatgaagagaggagaggtgctgtATAATATtctaatgaagagaggagaggtactgtataatatactaatgaagagaggagaggtactgtataatatactaatgaagagaggagaggtactgtataaaTATACTAATAATGAAGAGAAGAGACTGTATaatatactaatgaagagaggagaggtactgtataatatactaatgagagaggagaggtactgtataatatactaatgaagagaggagaggtactgtataatatactaatgaggtactgtataatatactaagagaggagaggtactgtataatatactaatgaagagaggagagtactgtataatatactgtataatatactaaTGTATAATAtactaaagagaggagaggtactgtataatatactaatgaagagaggagaggtactgtataatatactaatgaagagaggagaggtactgtataatactaatgaagagaggagaggtactgtataatatactaatataatatactaatgaagagaggagaggtactgtataatatactaatgaagagaggagaggtactgtataatatactaatgaagagaggagaggtactgtataatatactaatgaagagaggagaggtactgtataatatactaatgaagagaggagaggtactgtataatatactaatgaagagaggaggtactgtataatatactaatgaagagaggagaggtactgtataatatactaatgaagagaggagaggtactgtataatatactaatgaagagaggagaggtactgtataatatactaaTAGGTAATAATACTaatgaggagaggtactgtataatatactaatgaagagaggagaggtactgtataatatactaatgaagagaggagaggtactgtataatatactaatgaagagaggagaggtactgtataatatactaatgaagagaggagagactgtataatatactaatataatatactaatgaagagaggagaggtactgtataatatactaatgaagagaggagaggtactgtataatatactaatgaagagaggagaggtactgtataatatactaatgaagagaggagaggtactgtataatatactaatgaagagaggagaggtactgtataatatactaatgaagagagaagaggtactgtataatatactaatgaagtactgtataatatactaatgaagagaggagaggtactgtataatatactaatgaggagaggtactgtataatatactaatgaagagaggagaggtactgtataatattctaatgaagagaggagaggtactgtataatatactaatgaagagaggagaggtactgtataatatactaatgaagagaggagaggtactgtataatatactaatgaagagaggagaggtactgtataatatactaatgaagagagaagaggtactgtataatatactaaTGAAGAGTGAGGTATTGTATAATATACtaatgatgagaggagaggtactgtataatatactaaTGAAGCgaggtactgtataatatactaatgaagaggagaggtactgtataatatactaatgaagagagaagaggtactgtataatatactaatgaagagaggtTGTAAAtaactactgtagctggaaacggctgaattttaatggaatatctacataggcgtacagaggcccattatcagcaaccgtcactcctgtgttccaatggcacgttgtgttagctaatcaaagtttatcattttaaaagtctaattgatcattagaaaacccttttacaattatgttagcacagctgaaaacttgttctgattaaaaaagcaataaaactggccttcattaaactagttgagtatctggagcatcagcgtttgtgagttcgattacaggctcaaatttGCCAGCAACAAAGAACTTTTCTAAAACACATCAATCTATCCTTGTTCTAAGAAAgaaatgcgagaaattgccaagaaactgaagatttcgtacaacgctgtgtaccactcccttcacagaacagcgcaaactggctctaaccagaatagaaagaggagtgggaggccccggtgcacaactgagcaagaggacaagcacattagagtgtctagtttgagaaacagacacctcacaagtcctcaactggcagcttcattaaataatacccacaaaacaccagtctcaacatcaaccgcaaagaggcgactccgggatgctggccttctaggcagagttcctctgtccagtctcaacatcaaccgcaaagaggcgactccgggatgctggccttctaggcagagttcctctgtccagtctcaacgtcaacagtgaagaggagactccgggatgctggccttctaggcagagttcctctgtccagtctcaacatcaaccgcaaagaggcgactccgggatgctggccttctaggcagagttcctctgtccagtgtccgtGTTCTTTTGCCCCTCTTAACTTTTCATTTTTATTGGCCAggctgagatatggctttttctttgcaactcaacacacacagccacacacacccaGCTGATTGTGTAGAGCATGATTGCTGTAGagcatgctgagagatgagtctATTACTctcacatcccctctccttctctcctctctctctctctctctctttctctcaattcaactcaaagggctttattggcaaaaatatgtttacatttacaaagCAAGGgaaataataaacaaaagtgaaatagacAATCACATACTAAAGGGTTGGTTGGGGCTGAGGGAAGGGGGTAATGTTTCAGTTCTGCGATATGATAGGCTAAAATCCAGCTGGCAGGAAGGAAGCATCATCCCCCACAGGAAACAGCAGGAagggaggagggtgggggtagaggatgaggggaggagggggagagaggaaggggagagagtaggggggagaCGAGCagggcaggaggggaggagggagggataaataCTCCTAAAGATTCCtctctatatatgtgtgtgtgtatgtaccttgTACTTGGCAGTCAACTGCTCGGTGCTGTCTCGCTCCTTCCTCAGATCTCCCATCattatctccttctctcccagaagcctctgcttctccacagCCAATAGTGATCCATCTTCTCTGATGGCCTTATTCTCCTCCTCCAGCCTCTTCTTCTGcagcttcctctccttctccacctcctcttctccctcctcatccccttctccgtcccagccctcctccccttcctccttcctgtGTTTGCCCCTCCCTTCCCTGTGGCTGAGCTGTGCGCGGAGCCGTGCAATCTCCTTCTGGAACTGTCTGAGCAGGGCGTCTTTAGGGTCTTCGTTAACTCTTGGCTGGTTCTTGATGTTCTTAGCTCTGTCAGCATAGCGGAGAGTGGTGAGGGTCTCCTCGTAGTGTTGGGGGGCGGGTCCTAGTGTAGCCACCATCACCGTCTTGGCGTTCCCTCCCAGAGAGTCCTGTAATAACCGGGTCAGTTTCGAGTCCCGATAGGGAACATGGCCGCTACGCCCGTCTGCCAGGCCTGAGATCACGTTGCCTAGCGCTGACAGAGACAGGTTGATCTTAGCGGCTTCCTTCAGGCGTTCTCCATGGACGCCCGTCTTAGCCTGCCGCTCGCTGCCCGCCAGGTCAACCAGGTTGAGCCGGCCCACCCTGATGTGCTGCCGTCCATCCGGCCCCGTCTGGGAACACTCCACCGTGATGAGGAACAGGGTGTGGGAACGGGAGGAGTGTTCGTTCATATCTGTCGCTCCCACCGAGCGCACCTGGTTCCCTAAGTTCATCAGCTCCTCTATCTCCTTCACGCTCCTACACACGCACGACGTCAGGTCACGCACATACACCCCGCTCTCCGggctctctctcagctccaggGTGTGGGGGGGCTGGGTGTGCACGTTGGGGACATGAGGGGCGTGCACGTTAGGATCCAGTAGATCCCTGATCTCCTCTCGGTAGATCTCCAGGTAAGAGGCTCTGACCAGGTACTGGCGGTCGGCGGCGGAGCGGGAGATCTGGGTGAAGACGTCTTCGAAGGCGTTGGGGATGACGCCCCGCCTCTCTGGCTCTAGCCACGCTCCCTGCATGGTGTAGGTCTTTCCGGTGCCCGTCTGGCCGTAGGCAAAGATGGTTCCATTAAACCCATCCAGGACTGAGTGGATCAGCGGGCGTACTGTCTCATCATACAGGTCACGTTGTCTAGACGATGCGTCATACACAGAGTCGAACGTAAATTTCTTCTGCGGCTCGCCGGGCAGAGCGCGAGGGTTCCGTAAGACCACTTGACCCCGATGTACATCCATCTCTACGATCCCGCCCCTTCCTCCTGGTGTCCCGGTAACACCAGCTGCCTCTTTCCGGTTTAACGGGCGACAGCGAACCACAACCTTCACAGTCTCACTACTCTTTACCTTAGACATCTGAAGTGGCTATCAGGTAACTATTATTAGAGATTTATAGAAATTAACATTTGTTATTATCAGTTGATCTCTTTCTCCTTACTGGACACTGTTCTTGCAAGTATTTACCAGGTAATGATCCAACTGGGAAATTGTAGCTTAGTATATCTCTTGGTGGCCTAGTACTGAATTTAACACAATGGTGCTAAATAAACATATTCATAGGCCTACCATGTGTAGTCAAACAGTAAAATATAGAGTAAGTTAACAGAGTAATACATGAGTCCTATCTGACTGGATGATAACAGCGTCACACTGAACACCAGGCCTCTCTAGTCCTTCCATGCTAATGACAAATTAACTTGTTAACAAATAACATTAAATTTGCCTAtttaccaataataataataatcataatcatTATCTATTTTCATCTACAATCTCTCTTTCAGAATCCCCACCAGGCCATCtcatatagattattatgcaaTCATTTTGTAGATATTATATTCATTCCAATCCATCCGTGTGTTTCTCACCGTCAACAATATGATTTAATCCGCGTTAACTAGCGGTATTAAACACACTTCACGGTGTGCTCAGTGATCACGACGGTTCCGTTGAGGTCCCGGTGCATTCTGTccgtttgtctgtctgtccgttaaCAGGGGTTCATTCGATAATAAAGCCAGCTCCGCCTTCACAAGTCCCGGTCAATCAAAATATTTACCAACGGTTTTTCATCCTGCCTTGGTGCCCGGAGATATACCCCAATGCTCTCGTGTAGCAGAGGAGATATACCCCAATGCTCTCGTGCAGCAGAGGAGATATACCCCAATGCTCTCGTGCAGCAGAGGAGATATACCCCAATGCTCTCGTGCAGCAGAGGAGATATACCCCAATGCTCTCGTGCAGCAGAGGAGATATACCCCAATGCTCTCGTGCAGCAGAGGAGATATACCCCAATGCTCTCGTGCAGCAGAGGAGATGCTGCGGCTCCATTAAAGTACTGAGAGTTTCAGGATGAACAGAGaggagatatatacacacacacacacacacacacacacacacacacacacacacacacacacacacacacacacacacacacacacacacacacacacacacacacacattacctcaTTCAGCCACACCCACTGCAGAACGCAATGACGGGACCATGGGAAATTGAGTTATACACTATTATTAAGTCAAATTTACTTAACATTTACTGATTTGCATACATTATCGCAGAagcagcaaaatgcttatgtttccAGATCAAACAGTTCGGTAATAATACCTCGTAATATAAAACAATAAACACATAATTCAAACAAACAATGTCAAGAaataaattaagaaatatcaggaGCAatttcagaacccttgactttttacgcattttgttacgttacagccttattctaaaattgattaaatagttgttttccctcatcaatctacacacaataccccataatgacaaagcaaaaaaatggTTTTATAAATGttagctaatttattaaaaataaactgacatataacatttacataagtatttagaccctttactttgttgaagcaccagcgattacagccttgagtcttcttgggtaagacgctacaagcttggcacacctgtatttggggagtttctcccattcttctctgcatatcctctcacgctctgtcaggttgaatggggagcgttgctgcacagctctccatagatgtttgatcgggtt
This region includes:
- the LOC135506267 gene encoding kinesin-like protein KIF3B isoform X1, whose protein sequence is MSKVKSSETVKVVVRCRPLNRKEAAGVTGTPGGRGGIVEMDVHRGQVVLRNPRALPGEPQKKFTFDSVYDASSRQRDLYDETVRPLIHSVLDGFNGTIFAYGQTGTGKTYTMQGAWLEPERRGVIPNAFEDVFTQISRSAADRQYLVRASYLEIYREEIRDLLDPNVHAPHVPNVHTQPPHTLELRESPESGVYVRDLTSCVCRSVKEIEELMNLGNQVRSVGATDMNEHSSRSHTLFLITVECSQTGPDGRQHIRVGRLNLVDLAGSERQAKTGVHGERLKEAAKINLSLSALGNVISGLADGRSGHVPYRDSKLTRLLQDSLGGNAKTVMVATLGPAPQHYEETLTTLRYADRAKNIKNQPRVNEDPKDALLRQFQKEIARLRAQLSHREGRGKHRKEEGEEGWDGEGDEEGEEEVEKERKLQKKRLEEENKAIREDGSLLAVEKQRLLGEKEIMMGDLRKERDSTEQLTAKYKAMESKLLVGGRNIMDHTSKQQKTLETRRQEIAEQSRREREILQQLMVQDEETLELRETFSSLQQEVEAKTKKLKKSRREREILQQLMVQDEETLELRETFSSLQQEVEAKTKKLKKLYAKLQCVKAEIQDVNDEHVRSRQELEQTQNQLTRELKFK
- the LOC135506267 gene encoding kinesin-like protein KIF3B isoform X2 codes for the protein MSKVKSSETVKVVVRCRPLNRKEAAGVTGTPGGRGGIVEMDVHRGQVVLRNPRALPGEPQKKFTFDSVYDASSRQRDLYDETVRPLIHSVLDGFNGTIFAYGQTGTGKTYTMQGAWLEPERRGVIPNAFEDVFTQISRSAADRQYLVRASYLEIYREEIRDLLDPNVHAPHVPNVHTQPPHTLELRESPESGVYVRDLTSCVCRSVKEIEELMNLGNQVRSVGATDMNEHSSRSHTLFLITVECSQTGPDGRQHIRVGRLNLVDLAGSERQAKTGVHGERLKEAAKINLSLSALGNVISGLADGRSGHVPYRDSKLTRLLQDSLGGNAKTVMVATLGPAPQHYEETLTTLRYADRAKNIKNQPRVNEDPKDALLRQFQKEIARLRAQLSHREGRGKHRKEEGEEGWDGEGDEEGEEEVEKERKLQKKRLEEENKAIREDGSLLAVEKQRLLGEKEIMMGDLRKERDSTEQLTAKYKAMESKLLVGGRNIMDHTSKQQKTLETRRQEIAEQSRREREILQQLMVQDEETLELRETFSSLQQEVEAKTKKLKKREGDSAAADGSG